In Lentilitoribacter sp. Alg239-R112, the following proteins share a genomic window:
- a CDS encoding heme biosynthesis protein HemY, with amino-acid sequence MIKGLIFIALILVLGTGFAWLADRPGELLINWQGQQIELSLMTAVSAIAALVVTIMFIWWIIRLVLSSPQIMSRYFKSRRKDRGYKALSQGLIAAGAGDATLAKKLTNQSKGLLDAGDEPLIKLLAVQTAMIDGRDEDARKTLQEMSETPETAVLGLRGLYLEAKRLGANEAASQYATKAADQAPHLEWAGNAAIEVNAQEGNWDDAIRRLEKQRTANAVSPDLFKRKKAVLLAGRAMGRADGELSDIAKDAQNALTLAPDLIPAAVIAAKAYFQMGQLRKGSKILEKIWKQQPHPQVSEAYVSARVGDTSGDRLKRALKLESIRSHHAESLLVVAKMAMEAHDLKLARERAESAAKMEPRKSMYLLLADIEEADTGDQGRVRHWLANAVRASRDPQWTADGYVSEEWAPFSPVTGKLDAFEWKVPLTALAGAVEEGEIAEDNFAQAMADLPAISAPVFAAASVINEAEPEAKINIKAETIEPEIKTETSQDEEVAHENASKEVETTDINDENQQANVDEALEKNTEDAPEEEVLRKAVDDPGVAENTENNNKSGGFRLF; translated from the coding sequence ATGATCAAAGGCCTAATTTTTATCGCACTTATTTTGGTTCTCGGCACCGGGTTTGCTTGGTTAGCCGACCGCCCCGGTGAATTACTTATCAACTGGCAAGGTCAGCAAATTGAGTTATCGCTTATGACAGCCGTCAGTGCAATTGCCGCACTTGTCGTCACAATTATGTTCATCTGGTGGATCATTCGTCTTGTTCTGTCATCACCACAAATTATGTCTCGATATTTCAAATCTCGTCGCAAAGATCGCGGTTATAAAGCGCTGTCGCAAGGCTTAATTGCCGCAGGCGCGGGGGATGCAACATTAGCTAAAAAACTGACCAATCAAAGCAAAGGTTTGCTCGATGCGGGCGATGAACCGCTCATCAAATTACTTGCAGTACAAACAGCGATGATCGATGGTCGTGATGAAGATGCACGCAAAACACTACAAGAAATGTCTGAAACGCCTGAAACTGCTGTTCTGGGCCTGAGAGGACTTTATCTTGAAGCTAAACGCCTTGGCGCAAATGAAGCTGCCAGCCAATATGCAACAAAAGCTGCGGATCAAGCACCTCATCTTGAATGGGCTGGTAATGCTGCTATCGAGGTAAATGCCCAAGAAGGTAATTGGGATGATGCGATCCGCCGTTTAGAAAAACAACGGACAGCGAACGCAGTTTCTCCAGACCTTTTCAAGCGAAAAAAAGCTGTACTGCTTGCAGGTCGCGCAATGGGTCGAGCGGATGGGGAACTATCTGACATTGCTAAAGATGCACAAAACGCCCTCACCTTAGCCCCAGACCTAATTCCGGCGGCGGTTATTGCAGCGAAGGCATACTTCCAGATGGGTCAATTGCGAAAAGGCTCCAAAATTTTGGAAAAAATATGGAAGCAGCAACCCCATCCGCAAGTATCTGAAGCATACGTGTCTGCCCGAGTTGGGGACACGTCCGGAGATCGCTTAAAACGAGCGTTGAAGCTTGAGTCTATTCGCAGTCATCATGCCGAATCACTCCTTGTCGTTGCTAAGATGGCGATGGAAGCGCATGATCTGAAGCTCGCACGTGAAAGGGCTGAATCTGCTGCAAAAATGGAACCGCGAAAAAGTATGTATTTGCTACTTGCTGATATCGAAGAAGCTGATACAGGCGACCAAGGCCGTGTTCGTCACTGGCTTGCAAATGCAGTCCGCGCATCACGAGATCCGCAATGGACCGCTGATGGCTATGTCAGCGAAGAATGGGCACCTTTCTCACCAGTTACAGGCAAACTTGATGCATTTGAGTGGAAAGTACCACTAACAGCACTCGCGGGCGCTGTTGAAGAAGGAGAAATAGCAGAAGATAATTTCGCTCAAGCTATGGCAGATCTCCCTGCAATATCCGCTCCTGTATTTGCTGCAGCGAGTGTGATCAATGAAGCAGAACCAGAAGCGAAAATTAACATCAAAGCAGAAACAATAGAGCCCGAGATAAAAACAGAGACATCGCAGGATGAGGAAGTTGCACACGAAAACGCCTCAAAAGAAGTAGAAACTACTGATATTAATGATGAGAATCAGCAAGCGAATGTTGATGAAGCTCTCGAGAAAAATACAGAAGACGCTCCCGAAGAAGAGGTATTAAGGAAGGCTGTTGACGACCCTGGTGTGGCCGAAAATACTGAAAACAATAATAAATCTGGCGGCTTCCGGTTGTTTTAA
- a CDS encoding TerB family tellurite resistance protein — protein MLIDKLRDFISSLTDDSEQFQGANKDDPQVAAAALFYRVIEADGVISESEQVKLKELLAIEFDISMDEAILLYHAGEAADQASVDFYTFTRVLKKHLTAEQKVCLVEILWELAYADCKRHELEDHVIWRISDLMGISGRERVLARQRVEEELRRS, from the coding sequence ATGCTGATTGATAAATTACGAGACTTTATAAGCTCGTTGACTGATGACAGTGAACAGTTTCAAGGTGCGAATAAAGATGATCCACAAGTTGCAGCAGCAGCCCTCTTTTATCGCGTTATTGAAGCCGACGGTGTTATCAGTGAAAGTGAACAAGTAAAACTTAAAGAGCTGTTAGCGATCGAATTTGATATCAGTATGGACGAAGCCATTTTGCTTTACCATGCGGGTGAAGCAGCCGACCAAGCATCTGTTGACTTTTACACGTTTACCCGCGTTTTGAAAAAACACCTAACAGCAGAGCAAAAAGTCTGCCTCGTCGAAATTCTCTGGGAGCTTGCTTATGCGGATTGCAAGCGGCATGAACTTGAAGATCATGTGATATGGCGGATTTCCGATCTGATGGGCATATCGGGTCGTGAACGTGTTTTAGCCCGTCAACGTGTTGAGGAAGAATTACGCCGTTCATGA